The Amycolatopsis sp. DG1A-15b genome window below encodes:
- the gyrA gene encoding DNA gyrase subunit A: protein MTETLPPAPENDRIEPVDIQQEMQRSYIDYAMSVIVSRALPDVRDGLKPVARRILYSMFDNGFRPDRGYNKCSRVVGDVMGNYHPHGDSAIYDALVRLAQPWSLRYPLIDGQGNFGSSGNDPAAAMRYTESRLAPMAMQMLADIEEDTVDFSDNYDGRTQEPDVLPSRFPNLLVNGGSGIAVGMATNIPPHNLREVSEGVVWALENPEATDDEMLAALLVRIKGPDFPTRAMILGTSGIEDAYRTGRGSIRMRAVVEVEEDAKGRTILVVSELPYQVNPDNLVENIANLVRDGKLTGIADIADESNSRSGMRIVVTIKRDAVAKVVLNNLYKHTQLQQNFGVNMLALVDGVPRTLRLDQIIRHYVKHQVEVIVRRTKFRLKKAEERAHILRGYVKALDMLDEVIALIRRSPSADEARPALMELLDVDEIQATAILDMQLRRLAALERQRIIDQLAEIELEIADLKDILEKPERQRSIIRDELMAIVDKYGDDRRTKIIGFSGDVTDEELIAVEDVVVTITRTGYAKRTKTDLYRSQKRGGKGVQGATLKQDDIVQHFFVCSTHDWILFFTNKGRVYRTKAYDLPEANRNARGQHVANLMAFQPDEQIAQVIQIRNYEVAPYLVLATKRGLVKKTKLTDFDSNRSGGLIAINLREGDELVGAVLAAAEDDLLLVSAEGQSIRFHATDEALRPMGRPTSGVMGMRFNDGDELLGISVVKEGKFLLVATDGGYSKRTAIEDYPVQGRGGKGVLTIQHDRKRGRLVGALIVDAEDELYAITSSGGVIRTPAGDVRKAGRQTKGVRLMNLGEGTTLLAVARNADEPSDVANGEASEAPEAGDETTAPSEQ, encoded by the coding sequence ATGACGGAAACCCTGCCGCCGGCTCCGGAGAACGACCGGATCGAACCGGTCGATATCCAGCAGGAGATGCAGCGCTCCTACATCGACTACGCGATGAGCGTGATCGTGTCGCGGGCGCTGCCGGACGTGCGCGACGGCCTCAAGCCGGTCGCCCGCCGGATCCTGTACTCGATGTTCGACAACGGCTTCCGGCCGGACCGCGGGTACAACAAGTGCTCGCGCGTCGTCGGCGACGTCATGGGCAACTACCACCCGCACGGCGACTCGGCGATCTACGACGCGCTCGTGCGGCTCGCCCAGCCGTGGTCGCTGCGCTACCCGCTGATCGATGGCCAGGGCAACTTCGGCTCGTCGGGCAACGACCCCGCGGCCGCCATGCGGTACACGGAGTCCCGGCTCGCTCCGATGGCCATGCAGATGCTGGCCGACATCGAAGAAGACACCGTCGACTTTTCCGACAACTACGACGGCCGCACGCAGGAGCCCGACGTCCTGCCGTCGCGGTTCCCGAACCTGCTGGTCAACGGCGGTTCCGGGATCGCCGTCGGGATGGCGACGAACATCCCGCCGCACAACCTGCGCGAGGTTTCCGAAGGCGTCGTCTGGGCGCTGGAAAACCCCGAGGCGACCGACGACGAGATGCTGGCCGCGCTGCTGGTGCGGATCAAGGGCCCGGACTTCCCGACCCGGGCGATGATCCTCGGCACGTCCGGCATCGAAGACGCCTACCGCACCGGCCGCGGCTCGATCCGGATGCGCGCGGTCGTCGAGGTCGAGGAGGACGCCAAGGGCCGCACGATCCTGGTCGTGTCCGAGCTGCCCTACCAGGTCAACCCGGACAACCTGGTCGAGAACATCGCGAACCTGGTCCGCGACGGCAAGCTCACCGGCATCGCCGACATCGCCGACGAGTCCAACAGCCGCTCGGGCATGCGGATCGTCGTCACGATCAAGCGTGACGCGGTCGCGAAGGTCGTGCTGAACAACCTCTACAAGCACACCCAGCTGCAGCAGAACTTCGGCGTCAACATGCTGGCCCTGGTCGACGGCGTGCCGCGCACGCTGCGGCTCGACCAGATCATCCGGCACTACGTGAAGCACCAGGTCGAGGTCATCGTCCGGCGGACCAAGTTCCGCCTGAAGAAGGCCGAAGAGCGGGCCCACATCCTGCGTGGGTACGTCAAGGCGCTGGACATGCTCGACGAGGTCATCGCCCTCATCCGGCGGTCGCCCTCGGCGGACGAGGCCCGGCCGGCCCTGATGGAGCTGCTGGACGTCGACGAGATCCAGGCCACGGCGATCCTCGACATGCAGCTGCGGCGCCTCGCCGCCCTGGAGCGGCAGCGGATCATCGACCAGCTGGCCGAGATCGAGCTGGAGATCGCCGACCTCAAGGACATCCTCGAGAAGCCCGAGCGGCAGCGCTCGATCATCCGCGACGAGCTGATGGCGATCGTCGACAAGTACGGCGACGACCGGCGCACGAAGATCATCGGGTTCAGCGGCGACGTCACCGACGAGGAACTCATCGCGGTCGAGGACGTCGTCGTCACCATCACCCGCACGGGGTACGCCAAGCGGACGAAAACGGACCTGTACCGCTCGCAGAAGCGCGGCGGCAAGGGCGTGCAGGGCGCGACGCTGAAGCAGGACGACATCGTCCAGCACTTCTTCGTCTGCTCGACGCACGACTGGATCCTGTTCTTCACGAACAAGGGCCGCGTCTACCGGACCAAGGCGTACGACCTGCCCGAGGCCAACCGCAACGCGCGCGGCCAGCACGTGGCGAACCTGATGGCGTTCCAGCCGGACGAGCAGATCGCCCAGGTCATCCAGATCAGGAACTACGAAGTCGCGCCGTACCTGGTGCTCGCCACCAAGCGCGGCCTGGTGAAGAAGACCAAGCTCACCGACTTCGACTCCAACCGCTCCGGCGGCCTCATCGCCATCAACCTGCGCGAAGGCGACGAACTGGTCGGCGCGGTGCTGGCGGCGGCCGAGGACGACCTGCTGCTGGTGTCGGCCGAGGGCCAGTCCATCCGCTTCCACGCGACGGACGAGGCGCTGCGGCCGATGGGCCGCCCGACCTCCGGCGTGATGGGCATGCGGTTCAACGACGGCGACGAGCTGCTCGGCATCAGCGTGGTCAAGGAGGGCAAGTTCCTCCTGGTCGCGACCGACGGCGGGTACTCGAAGCGCACGGCGATCGAGGACTACCCGGTCCAGGGCCGCGGCGGCAAGGGCGTGCTCACCATTCAGCACGACCGCAAACGTGGCAGGCTGGTGGGTGCGCTCATCGTCGACGCCGAGGACGAGCTGTACGCGATCACCTCGAGCGGCGGCGTGATCCGCACACCGGCGGGCGATGTCCGCAAGGCGGGACGGCAGACGAAGGGGGTCCGGCTGATGAATCTCGGCGAAGGAACCACTCTTCTCGCGGTCGCACGCAACGCGGACGAGCCCTCGGACGTCGCCAATGGTGAAGCTTCCGAAGCGCCCGAAGCGGGTGACGAGACGACGGCGCCGTCGGAGCAGTAA
- a CDS encoding DUF3566 domain-containing protein produces MTPTENPEAAGSNGTPASPPWQRVDKEGDAEATVKLATDEAPPPPAAAQPATTERSVVTGSAAPRLFGGGSGDTPPAGGEVPPASTQRARPSALRRPGRGPRRASLQVKRFDPWSVLKLSLVLGVAMFFVWLVAVGVLYTVLDGMGVWDKLNGTYSSLVGGEGANASAEPLISAGRVFGIAAILGAINIVLVSALATVSAFIYNVSADLAGGLEVTLSERE; encoded by the coding sequence GTGACACCGACCGAGAATCCCGAGGCAGCGGGTTCGAACGGAACGCCGGCGAGCCCACCCTGGCAGCGGGTCGACAAGGAAGGCGACGCCGAAGCGACGGTCAAGCTGGCCACGGACGAGGCACCGCCCCCGCCCGCGGCAGCGCAGCCCGCCACCACCGAGCGTTCGGTGGTGACGGGCAGCGCAGCCCCCCGCCTCTTCGGCGGAGGCTCAGGCGACACCCCGCCGGCCGGCGGCGAGGTCCCCCCGGCGTCGACCCAGCGAGCCCGCCCGAGCGCGCTGCGCCGTCCGGGCCGCGGCCCGCGCCGCGCATCACTGCAGGTGAAGCGGTTCGACCCGTGGTCGGTGCTGAAGCTGTCCCTGGTCCTGGGCGTAGCGATGTTCTTCGTCTGGCTGGTGGCAGTCGGAGTGCTGTACACGGTCCTCGACGGCATGGGCGTCTGGGACAAGCTGAACGGCACGTACTCATCCCTGGTCGGCGGCGAGGGCGCGAACGCCTCGGCCGAGCCCCTGATCAGCGCAGGCCGCGTCTTCGGCATCGCAGCCATCCTGGGCGCGATCAACATCGTCCTGGTCTCGGCCTTGGCAACGGTGAGCGCGTTCATCTACAACGTCTCCGCCGACCTCGCGGGCGGCCTCGAGGTAACCCTGTCCGAACGGGAGTGA
- a CDS encoding oxygenase MpaB family protein, with the protein MGRPRPHRGRVRVLRGRRGARRLGAVVRRDGQLLRPATAVARAVAHAPAQPAPSPAVGDVAVRAEPDGPQPVRLRRSLRAHDPEDTVDPRGRALLHHPIRRVGRRSGRRAVCQQDMLGALLIFSVQVIAGMRRIGIAVTDREAEDYYYVWRVTGALLGIPADAMPETLVEAEALNAQLVEASYGPSAEGIELTRNLLHLYENLVPGKAFDGVVAAMVRQVVTPQVADWLEVPNSRAWSRTVSAGVRVMRLLERSEDRSRAATAVLDRAGSLLLTGSVRTLTDGQPTTLAVPSDLREKWLAAGICPMAPPKADQGGE; encoded by the coding sequence GTGGGCCGACCTCGACCGCATCGCGGGCGCGTACGAGTTCTTCGTGGACGACGGGGTGCACGTCGCCTCGGTGCTGTCGTTCGGCGCGATGGTCAACTGCTACGCCCAGCCACGGCCGTCGCGCGTGCTGTCGCTCACGCACCGGCTCAACCAGCCCCATCGCCGGCTGTCGGAGACGTCGCAGTTCGTGCTGAACCTGATGGGCCACAACCCGTTCGGCTCCGGCGGTCACTTCGTGCCCACGATCCAGAAGACACGGTTGATCCACGCGGCCGTGCGCTACTTCATCACCCGATCCGGCGAGTGGGACGTCGAAGCGGACGGCGTGCCGTGTGCCAGCAGGACATGCTGGGCGCGTTGCTCATCTTTTCGGTCCAGGTCATCGCCGGAATGCGCCGGATCGGCATCGCGGTCACCGACCGCGAAGCCGAGGACTACTACTACGTCTGGCGAGTGACCGGAGCCCTGCTCGGCATCCCGGCCGACGCCATGCCGGAAACCCTCGTCGAGGCCGAAGCGCTGAACGCCCAGCTCGTCGAGGCGAGTTACGGACCGTCCGCCGAGGGAATCGAGCTCACCCGCAACCTGCTGCACCTGTACGAAAACCTGGTACCCGGCAAGGCGTTCGACGGCGTGGTCGCCGCGATGGTCCGCCAGGTGGTGACCCCGCAGGTCGCCGACTGGCTCGAGGTACCGAACTCCCGCGCCTGGAGCCGCACGGTCAGCGCCGGCGTGCGCGTGATGCGGCTGCTCGAGCGCTCGGAAGACCGCAGCCGCGCGGCGACGGCGGTGCTCGACAGGGCGGGAAGCCTCCTGCTGACCGGAAGCGTGCGAACACTGACCGACGGACAGCCGACCACCCTCGCCGTCCCCTCGGACCTCCGGGAGAAGTGGCTGGCCGCCGGAATCTGCCCGATGGCACCACCGAAGGCAGACCAGGGCGGCGAGTAG
- a CDS encoding DLW-39 family protein: MKKLLALAVIAGGVLFVVKRNKAAKAEADLWREATAPVPSTNGTTPAKPAGASQN; encoded by the coding sequence GTGAAGAAGCTGCTGGCACTCGCCGTCATCGCGGGCGGCGTTCTGTTCGTCGTCAAGCGCAACAAGGCGGCCAAGGCCGAAGCCGACCTCTGGCGTGAGGCGACCGCGCCGGTCCCCTCCACCAACGGCACCACCCCGGCCAAGCCGGCGGGCGCTTCCCAGAACTGA
- a CDS encoding ATP-binding cassette domain-containing protein yields MTDLAITASGLRKAYQDKTVLDGVDLEVEAGTIFSLLGPNGAGKTTAVNVLTTLTKADGGTARVGGHDVATEAKAVRAAIGVTGQFAAVDELLTGQENLQLMVDLSRGGGGKKTVAELLERFDLTEAARKPASTYSGGMRRKLDLAMTLVGRPRVIFLDEPTTGLDPRSRRTMWTITRDLVADGVTVFLTTQYLEEADQLADRIAVLDQGRLVAQGTAAELKRRIPGTHVRLRFTTPGELDAAARILTDATRDDEALALRVPSDGGTKSLRSLLDRLDEYALSAEELSVHTPDLDDVFLALTGHATEVPAK; encoded by the coding sequence ATGACAGACCTGGCGATCACGGCCTCCGGACTGCGGAAGGCCTACCAAGACAAAACCGTCCTCGACGGCGTGGACCTCGAAGTCGAGGCCGGGACGATCTTCTCCCTGCTCGGCCCGAACGGGGCCGGCAAGACCACGGCCGTCAACGTCCTCACCACGTTGACAAAGGCCGACGGCGGCACGGCTCGTGTCGGCGGGCACGATGTCGCCACCGAGGCCAAGGCCGTGCGGGCGGCGATCGGCGTCACCGGGCAGTTCGCCGCCGTTGATGAACTGCTCACCGGGCAGGAAAACCTGCAGCTGATGGTGGACCTGAGCCGGGGCGGTGGGGGCAAGAAAACCGTCGCCGAGCTGCTGGAGCGCTTCGACCTCACCGAGGCGGCGCGCAAGCCCGCGTCGACCTACTCCGGGGGGATGCGCCGGAAGCTCGACCTCGCCATGACGCTCGTCGGCCGGCCGCGGGTCATCTTCCTCGACGAGCCGACGACCGGTCTCGATCCGCGCAGCCGCCGGACCATGTGGACCATCACCCGCGATCTCGTCGCCGACGGGGTGACCGTCTTCCTCACCACCCAGTACCTCGAAGAGGCCGATCAGCTCGCCGACCGGATCGCCGTGCTCGACCAGGGCCGGCTGGTCGCGCAGGGCACGGCCGCCGAACTGAAGCGCCGGATTCCCGGCACCCACGTCCGGCTCCGGTTCACCACCCCCGGCGAGCTCGACGCGGCCGCGCGGATCCTCACCGACGCCACGCGCGACGACGAGGCCCTGGCCCTGCGCGTGCCCAGCGACGGCGGCACGAAATCGCTCCGGTCCCTTTTGGACAGGCTCGACGAATACGCGCTCAGCGCCGAAGAGCTCTCCGTCCACACCCCCGATCTCGACGACGTCTTCCTCGCCCTGACGGGCCACGCCACGGAGGTTCCGGCCAAATGA
- a CDS encoding ABC transporter permease has translation MNSHSIVMLRRNFKHIARNPMSVFNAILMPVVVMLMFVYMFGDAFSVGVNYVDYATPGLMLLAVCYGLGATATAVNSDMTKGIINRFKVMDVSRGAVLTGHVVASVLTNLIAIAALLGVAFLLGFHPAASLFDWLGAFGVVVLLGFATGWLTIALGLAAKTPETAGLASVPLVMLPFFSSAIVPADKMGPGLKQFAEYQPFTPIIETLRGLLNGTPATGTLIAALAWCAGIAVVGYLWASSTFKKRA, from the coding sequence ATGAATTCCCACTCGATCGTGATGCTGCGCCGCAACTTCAAGCACATCGCCCGTAATCCGATGTCGGTGTTCAACGCGATCCTGATGCCGGTCGTGGTCATGCTGATGTTCGTCTACATGTTCGGAGACGCCTTCAGCGTCGGCGTGAACTACGTCGACTACGCGACGCCGGGGCTGATGCTGCTGGCCGTCTGCTACGGGCTGGGCGCGACCGCGACCGCGGTGAACTCCGACATGACCAAGGGCATCATCAACCGCTTCAAGGTCATGGACGTCTCGCGGGGCGCGGTGCTGACCGGGCACGTCGTCGCCAGCGTGCTGACCAACCTGATCGCCATCGCGGCTCTCCTCGGGGTGGCCTTCCTGCTGGGATTCCACCCAGCGGCGAGCTTGTTCGACTGGCTCGGCGCCTTCGGTGTCGTCGTGCTCCTCGGGTTCGCGACCGGCTGGCTCACGATCGCACTGGGCCTGGCGGCGAAGACGCCGGAAACGGCGGGCCTGGCTTCGGTGCCGCTGGTCATGCTCCCCTTCTTCAGCAGCGCGATCGTGCCTGCTGACAAAATGGGGCCCGGCCTCAAGCAGTTCGCGGAGTACCAGCCGTTCACGCCGATCATCGAAACCCTGCGCGGGCTGCTCAACGGGACGCCGGCCACCGGCACCCTGATCGCCGCCCTCGCGTGGTGCGCCGGGATCGCCGTCGTCGGCTACCTGTGGGCGTCGTCCACCTTCAAGAAGCGAGCGTGA